The following proteins are co-located in the Hevea brasiliensis isolate MT/VB/25A 57/8 chromosome 11, ASM3005281v1, whole genome shotgun sequence genome:
- the LOC110665667 gene encoding LOW QUALITY PROTEIN: IQ domain-containing protein IQM1 (The sequence of the model RefSeq protein was modified relative to this genomic sequence to represent the inferred CDS: substituted 1 base at 1 genomic stop codon): MGVSLSLLLSAWNXILWLKLSGSIDTIEKVTVRSLSLERKGDSQTTYNKSGGSHIMMLERSLSFKNWDSNQENVKASDSSKNLDNTREIIRITKPTTTIPEPIIFFSPRPTSELDAAATKLQKVYRSYRTRRNLADCAVVVEELWWKALDLAALKRSSVSFFNIEKHETAVSKWSRATTRAAKVGKDLSKDEKAKKLALQHWLEAIDPRHRYGHNLHLYYDVWGDSKSTQPFFYWLDIGDGKEVNLDKCPRRDLQCQCIKYLGPKERETYEVIVEDGRLVYRQTGMLIHTIEGSKWIFVLSTSRALYVGQKEKGVFQHSSFLSGGATIAAGRLVASDGVLEAIWPFSGHYLPTEDTFKEFITFLEEHNVDLANVKVNQAQIDDDDASSKIASAESKSETKEVKGLPDTKAIDVNESINSISSHQEGNRGAPAAKLEAPLIYDVTKRLSCKWTSGVGPRIGCVRDYPPELQFRALEQVNLSPRISPGHYGSCLPIPSPRPSPKIRMSPRLAYMGLPSPRVAISSAS, encoded by the exons ATGGGTGTTTCTCTTTCACTGCTTTTATCTGCTTGGAATTAAATCCTCTGGCTGAAGTTGTCTGGTTCCATTGACACCATTGAGAAGGTCACAGTGAGGTCCCTGAGCTTAGAAAGAAAAGGAGATTCGCAAACCACATATAACAAGTCTGGTGGGTCACACATAATGATGCTAGAGAGGTCATTGAGCTTCAAGAACTGGGATTCCAATCAAGAAAATGTTAAAGCGTCTGATTCCTCCAAAAATTTGGATAATACTCGAGAAATAATCCGCATAACAAAACCCACAACAACAATCCCAGAACCAATTATCTTCTTTTCTCCAAGACCCACTAGTGAGCTTGATGCTGCTGCAACTAAGCTTCAAAAAGTTTATAGGAGTTATCGGACTAGAAGGAATCTTGCAGATTGTGCAGTTGTGGTTGAAGAGCTCTG GTGGAAGGCCTTAGATTTGGCAGCTCTAAAGAGGAGCTCAGTATCATTCTTCAACATTGAGAAACATGAAACTGCTGTGTCAAAGTGGTCAAGGGCGACTACCAGGGCTGCCAAG GTTGGGAAGGATTTGTCCAAGGATGAGAAGGCTAAAAAGTTAGCCCTGCAACACTGGCTTGAAGCT ATTGATCCACGCCATCGATATGGACACAATTTACATTTGTATTATGATGTTTGGGGTGATAGCAAGAGCACCCAACCTTTCTTTTACTG GTTGGACATTGGTGATGGGAAGGAAGTAAACCTGGATAAGTGCCCAAGGAGAGATCTGCAATGCCAATGCATCAAATATCTTGGACCA AAAGAGAGGGAAACATATGAAGTAATTGTGGAGGATGGGAGGCTTGTGTACCGTCAAACCGGAATGCTTATCCATACTATTGAAGGTTCTAAGTGGATTTTTGTGCTGAGCACATCAAGAGCACTGTATGTGGGGCAGAAGGAGAAAGGTGTTTTTCAGCACTCAAGTTTCCTATCTGGGGGAGCTACAATAGCTGCTGGAAGATTGGTAGCCAGCGATGGAGTTCTTGAG GCAATATGGCCATTTAGTGGTCACTATCTCCCAACTGAGGACACTTTTAAAGAATTCATCACTTTCCTCGAGGAGCATAATGTGGACTTAGCAAATGTTAAGGTAAATCAAGCTCAAA TAGACGATGATGATGCTTCATCCAAGATAGCTAGTGCTGAATCAAAGTCAGAGACAAAGGAGGTAAAGGGTCTACCAGACACAAAAGCTATTGACGTCAATGAGTCTATTAATTCTATAAGCAGTCATCAAGAAGGCAACAGAGGAGCTCCAGCAGCCAAATTGGAAGCACCACTGATATATGACGTGACCAAGAGGTTGTCCTGCAAGTGGACTAGTGGGGTTGGTCCAAGAATTGGGTGTGTGAGGGACTACCCACCAGAGCTGCAATTTCGGGCGCTCGAGCAAGTCAACTTATCGCCTAGAATCAGTCCTGGCCACTATGGAAGCTGTCTTCCAATCCCCTCACCGCGGCCCAGCCCAAAGATTCGAATGTCGCCTAGACTTGCATATATGGGTCTCCCCAGCCCAAGGGTAGCAATTAGCTCTGCTAGTTAG